A portion of the Streptomyces sp. NBC_00376 genome contains these proteins:
- a CDS encoding CHAT domain-containing protein, giving the protein MPDQELAAAVRAVTALAERFERHEDRDAVLGLGVLPAAAPLWRAAMSPQGTSFEAMHALARLHWARCLAESPSDGPDELYASLLLYSRVGSLDRGVVPDEVMDLLSRGPTVDHRFLGPEQWGRRAIALLKTQQYTDDPDELDRVVDLFTATVTAYPPEHRFWPGDMANLALALRMRFERRRDDADLERAVTTARTALREGPTGSELANLLNNLSSALTVRAGETGNPVDATEAVQLSTQALRGATSSELRRICESGLVAALATRFEFTGDVADVDRAVLHARAVVAASPDTDPANTQYRSNLGNALLTQFEVTRRPELLREAVASMTAAVKTAGPKHVNRPLALSGLSRVLHARYLLSDDVQDLDDAVASIENALRVERERGRPRPQSFNTHGTVLRTLADATGERIHLDAAVDAHREALRLTAPDHPQRAMYASNLGNVLLYRHEGGPDPLPVSFGNAHLESGRRPRLPREIEKGLSSLVRESGDDDSADLAEAAEAHRLAVRATGQHQPQRAGYLNNWGNSAHARFRATQQRADGEQAVALFRQARKATPPYDPVHTLATLNLAATLLDLGDEHTAEALTLWREVAGERSAPQSSRIESAASWGRVAAGHGQWRTALDGYAAAIELLPSLASPGVDREVREQRLARWSGLAAEAASCAIAAGDAERALELLEQGRGVLWSQLLDTRGDTDLLRTTAPDIADRLAEVEASLDTSRGPQDVHEPEADGEARWWARAANQRLVWAAEQEDLLARARELPGLADFRRPATAARLRQAAAGGPVVLVVVSRWGATALVIDQAATTVVPLPDLDLVGTLERVVRYVMALERYGSGRRNATARVSLNLMVTSTLDWLWGAVAEPVLTALGHTAPPAPGEAWPRLWWCPTGPLALLPLHAAARATPDVFGPKPRTAGDAVVDRVVSSYTPTLRALIESRAARSPADLPARLLAVGMPDTAGLEPLPQVDVELAALRGMFPAVTELRGTAATRQAVREALRGHPWTHLSCHGGQNLARPSRGGIMLSDGTLTIADLHADRFGQGEFAFLSACRTAMGGVTVPDEAITMASALQYAGWRHVIGTLWPVGADTAARLCTRLYGDLTDAGGFDPDSTAYALHDAVRELRAEDPQQPVRWAAFAHFGA; this is encoded by the coding sequence GTGCCGGATCAGGAACTTGCCGCGGCTGTGCGAGCCGTGACCGCGCTGGCCGAGCGATTCGAGCGGCACGAGGACCGTGACGCTGTGCTGGGCCTCGGCGTGCTGCCGGCGGCCGCGCCTCTGTGGCGCGCGGCGATGTCACCGCAAGGCACGTCCTTCGAGGCAATGCACGCACTGGCGCGCCTGCACTGGGCACGGTGCCTGGCGGAGAGCCCGTCCGACGGACCTGACGAGTTGTACGCGTCGCTGCTCCTCTACTCCCGGGTCGGCAGCCTGGACCGTGGAGTCGTACCCGACGAGGTGATGGACCTGCTGTCCCGCGGTCCGACCGTCGACCACCGTTTCCTCGGGCCCGAGCAGTGGGGCCGGCGCGCCATCGCGCTGCTCAAGACGCAGCAGTACACGGACGACCCGGACGAACTCGACCGGGTCGTGGACCTCTTCACCGCGACCGTCACGGCGTACCCGCCCGAGCACCGCTTCTGGCCGGGAGACATGGCCAATCTCGCGCTGGCACTGCGGATGCGGTTCGAGCGACGCCGCGACGACGCCGACCTGGAGCGCGCGGTGACGACGGCCCGCACCGCCCTGCGGGAAGGCCCGACCGGCAGTGAACTCGCCAACCTGCTCAACAACTTGAGCAGCGCGTTGACGGTCCGTGCCGGGGAAACGGGAAACCCGGTGGACGCGACGGAGGCCGTCCAGCTGAGCACCCAGGCACTACGCGGCGCCACGTCGTCCGAACTGCGGCGCATCTGCGAGAGCGGCCTGGTCGCTGCGCTCGCGACGCGCTTCGAGTTCACGGGCGACGTGGCTGATGTGGACCGTGCGGTGCTGCACGCCCGGGCCGTGGTGGCGGCTTCACCCGACACCGACCCGGCGAACACGCAGTACCGGTCCAATCTCGGCAACGCACTGCTCACGCAGTTCGAAGTCACACGACGACCCGAGCTTCTGCGCGAGGCCGTCGCATCGATGACCGCCGCGGTGAAGACCGCGGGGCCCAAGCACGTCAACAGGCCTCTGGCGCTGTCGGGCCTGAGCAGAGTGCTGCACGCCCGCTACCTGCTCAGTGACGACGTCCAGGACCTCGACGACGCGGTGGCCTCGATCGAGAACGCGCTGCGGGTGGAACGTGAACGGGGCCGGCCCCGTCCGCAGAGCTTCAACACCCACGGAACCGTGCTCCGCACCCTCGCGGACGCGACCGGGGAACGCATCCATCTGGACGCGGCCGTGGACGCGCACCGGGAGGCGTTGCGCCTGACGGCGCCGGATCATCCCCAGCGTGCGATGTACGCGTCCAATCTGGGGAATGTACTCCTGTACCGGCATGAGGGCGGGCCCGACCCGCTTCCCGTCAGCTTCGGCAACGCCCACCTGGAATCCGGACGCAGGCCGCGGCTGCCACGGGAGATCGAAAAGGGACTGAGCTCGCTGGTTCGCGAGTCCGGTGACGACGACTCGGCAGACCTGGCGGAGGCGGCGGAAGCCCACCGGCTGGCCGTGCGAGCCACCGGGCAGCACCAGCCGCAGCGGGCCGGCTACCTCAACAACTGGGGCAACAGCGCCCATGCCCGCTTCCGGGCCACGCAGCAGCGCGCGGACGGCGAGCAGGCTGTCGCCCTGTTCCGGCAGGCGCGCAAGGCCACACCGCCGTACGACCCCGTGCACACGCTCGCCACCCTCAACCTCGCCGCCACCCTGCTGGACCTGGGCGACGAGCACACGGCGGAGGCGTTGACGCTGTGGCGGGAGGTGGCCGGCGAGCGGTCCGCGCCGCAGTCGTCCCGGATCGAGTCGGCCGCGTCCTGGGGCAGGGTCGCGGCCGGGCACGGGCAGTGGCGCACCGCGCTGGACGGCTACGCGGCGGCGATCGAACTGCTGCCGTCGCTCGCCTCGCCCGGGGTGGACCGCGAGGTGCGCGAGCAGCGGCTGGCACGGTGGAGCGGTCTGGCCGCCGAGGCCGCGAGCTGCGCGATCGCCGCCGGTGACGCCGAGCGTGCGCTGGAACTGCTGGAGCAGGGCCGCGGCGTGCTGTGGTCCCAACTCCTCGACACCCGAGGGGACACGGACCTGTTGCGGACCACTGCCCCGGACATCGCGGACCGGCTCGCCGAGGTGGAGGCATCGCTCGACACCTCGCGCGGTCCGCAGGACGTCCATGAGCCCGAGGCGGACGGCGAGGCACGCTGGTGGGCGCGGGCCGCCAACCAGCGGCTGGTGTGGGCCGCCGAGCAGGAGGACCTCCTCGCTCGCGCGAGGGAATTGCCGGGCCTCGCGGACTTCCGCCGGCCTGCGACCGCGGCCCGGCTGCGGCAGGCCGCCGCCGGCGGGCCGGTGGTACTGGTCGTCGTCAGCCGCTGGGGTGCCACCGCCCTGGTGATCGACCAGGCGGCCACCACCGTCGTCCCGCTGCCGGACCTCGACCTCGTCGGCACGTTGGAGCGGGTCGTGCGCTACGTGATGGCGTTGGAACGGTACGGGAGCGGGCGGCGGAACGCCACCGCACGGGTCTCGCTGAACCTCATGGTGACCAGCACCCTCGACTGGCTGTGGGGTGCCGTCGCCGAGCCCGTGCTGACGGCGCTCGGCCACACCGCACCGCCCGCACCCGGCGAGGCGTGGCCCCGGCTGTGGTGGTGCCCGACCGGACCGCTGGCCCTGCTGCCGCTGCACGCCGCGGCCCGTGCGACGCCGGACGTGTTCGGCCCGAAGCCGCGGACGGCCGGCGACGCCGTGGTCGACCGGGTGGTGTCGTCGTACACCCCGACGCTGCGCGCGCTGATCGAGAGCCGGGCCGCCCGCTCCCCCGCCGACCTGCCGGCCCGGCTGCTTGCCGTCGGCATGCCGGACACCGCAGGTCTCGAACCCCTGCCCCAGGTGGACGTCGAACTGGCGGCGCTGCGAGGGATGTTCCCCGCTGTGACGGAACTGCGCGGCACGGCGGCGACCCGACAGGCCGTGCGCGAGGCGCTGCGCGGCCACCCTTGGACACACCTGAGCTGCCACGGCGGCCAGAATCTGGCTCGCCCCTCTCGCGGTGGAATCATGCTGTCCGACGGGACGCTGACCATCGCAGATCTGCACGCCGACCGTTTCGGGCAGGGCGAGTTCGCGTTCCTCTCGGCCTGCCGCACGGCCATGGGCGGCGTCACGGTTCCCGACGAGGCGATCACCATGGCAAGCGCACTGCAGTACGCGGGCTGGCGGCACGTCATCGGCACGTTGTGGCCGGTGGGCGCGGACACGGCGGCCCGACTCTGCACCCGGCTGTACGGAGATCTCACGGACGCGGGCGGCTTCGACCCCGATTCGACGGCGTACGCCCTGCACGACGCCGTACGGGAGTTGCGGGCCGAGGATCCCCAACAGCCGGTGCGATGGGCTGCGTTCGCACACTTCGGTGCGTGA
- a CDS encoding tetratricopeptide repeat protein: protein MVVSDSSPELPPDVMRRMDIALDLSEGGLHQQAEPELRALLADFERLLGPTHDETIALYDALGHTLYQLERLPEAEAMHREALSRSRRAHGPDHPATLAYAHNLGAALSMAGHTEEGIGLLTDTAERRDRLLGPDRPETLRTAATLGSILYSAGRSEQGLAILEHVHGRSLAVLGHDDDLTMSVCSDLVAALHTSGRRQEAATMLAGLLRTYEQVLGPNDITTLRTRQRLAAMGWIIR from the coding sequence ATGGTCGTGTCGGATTCGTCGCCGGAGCTGCCCCCGGACGTCATGCGCCGCATGGATATCGCCCTCGACCTGAGCGAAGGGGGCCTGCACCAGCAGGCGGAGCCCGAACTGCGCGCGCTCCTCGCCGACTTCGAACGACTCCTGGGCCCGACGCACGACGAGACCATCGCCCTCTACGACGCCCTCGGCCACACGCTCTACCAGCTGGAACGCCTCCCGGAGGCAGAGGCGATGCACCGCGAGGCGCTGTCCCGCAGCCGCCGCGCCCACGGCCCCGACCACCCGGCCACGCTTGCGTACGCCCACAACCTCGGCGCCGCGTTGAGCATGGCCGGACACACCGAGGAGGGCATCGGCCTCCTCACCGACACGGCCGAACGCCGCGACCGGCTGCTCGGGCCCGACCGCCCGGAAACGCTTCGGACGGCCGCCACGCTCGGTTCGATCCTCTACTCGGCAGGTCGGAGCGAACAAGGCCTGGCAATCCTGGAGCACGTCCACGGCCGGAGCCTGGCCGTCCTCGGTCACGACGACGATCTGACCATGTCGGTCTGCAGTGACCTGGTCGCGGCCCTCCATACCTCCGGCCGCCGGCAGGAGGCGGCGACGATGCTGGCCGGCCTCCTCAGGACCTACGAGCAGGTGCTCGGTCCGAACGACATCACTACCCTGCGGACGCGGCAGCGGCTGGCGGCGATGGGCTGGATCATCAGGTGA
- a CDS encoding type I polyketide synthase, whose translation MIIGITPYGEPDAGLTLAVSRAGGLGVLDLGAGERRSREALARLRRTASGRFGVRVDAHCRLTPADLTPDGPHTVVLAAAAAAGEAGAAWTIAGLAARFRVLVEVTDLQGAQDALRAGAHGLIARGTECGGRIGELSTFVLLQRLLAAPEVTRPVWACGGIGPRTAAAAVAGGAAGVVLDGQLALLAESALPEPVAAVLRTGDGSETVVRAGHRFLLRRGPDAPRLAEGAGPQEVAALLGGRDPRTQLLPVGQDGFLAALFAERWGDVRRTVRALREAVLGAVRDDTAARALRPGSPMSLALGTRLPVAQGPMTRVSDGPAFAAAVAADGALPFLALALADGTRTRTMLAETRDAVAGRPWGVGVLGFAPEDVRTAQLEAVREMRPTHAIIAGGRPSQAQALEQDGIRTFLHVPSPGLLRQFLQAGARRFVFEGSECGGHVGPRGSFALWEAQLAVLEDFLESHDAADLEVFFAGGVHDERSAAMVAALAAPLTARGAAVGVLMGTAYLFTEEAVSRGAVRPLFQQQVLEAERTTLLESAPGHATRCVPSPFTAGYRDQEARLRAEGVPDRRIWEELERLNVGRLRIASKGVDRSADGCLSPVDERRQLAEGMFMAGEVAVLRSATTTVAALHESVTTGAAEHLALRTAQSAPASEVREPVAPAPLDVAVVGMACMFPQAPDLPAFWANVVAGVDAVSEVPPERWDPAVHHGESTPSKWGGFLPRIPFDPLRYGIPPTSLGSTEPVQLLSLEAARRALEDAGYGDGGREFDRSRTSVVFGAEAGSDLSNAATLRAVLPSYYGRVPEGLDDQLPRLTEDSFPGMLANVISGRIANRLDLGGANYTVDAACASSLAAVDVACKELAGGTSDVVLCGGADLHNGINDYVLFSSVHALSPTGRSRAFDGSADGIALGEGIACVVLKRLADAERDGDRIYGVIKGLGSSSDGRSLGLTAPRPEGQRSALERAYRNAGVSPADVGLVEAHGTGTVVGDRTELRILSEVFTEAGAEPGGCALGSVKSQIGHTKCAAGLAGMIKTLLALYNGVRPPTLHVENPNPAWEADTSPFAFHAEARPWAAPAEERSAGVSAFGFGGTNFHVVLAAHAGGVPPVRGLDAWPAELFVFRGRNEAAARRAMEELLATAQPEGRSWRLQDLALSAARRSDASADPARVAIVATDVDDLVEKVRRALADPAPARGIHRAGTGDSDGAKVAFLFPGQGSQRTGMLADLFVAFPELRPYLELARAHADTLYPPAAFDDTERERQRAALTDTRVAQPALGVTGLAAHAVLTAAGVQPDMAAGHSYGELVALCAAGALTPETLLELSAERAAAILQAAQSAQGDTGDPGTMAAVSAGAEDVAQALKAASVPDSVVVANRNSPGQTVISGPTDAVDEAVRLLREAGHGAKRIPVACAFHSPLVAAASDRFAEALAARPVHAPEFPVWSNRTATPYAADGDAVRAELAAQIGAPVAFAEQIEAMYEAGARIFVEAGPGSVLTRLVGQILGDRPHRTVACEPRPGSGLRGWLDALAELAVAGLPVRAGWLLRGRNAVDAARTPAPKLPGWTVDGQLVRTADGALLTGALAPARRVTKTLETTVTTNSPHSAPSDQDTLISEFLRTSREMIAAQRDVLLTYLGSAPGARPVPSPAAPQVIQAVPQLPPAQPSMKDPERATPATAVEPVTAQPPGPADVQRIVLEIISERTGYPVDMIEPDLDLEADLSIDSIKRAEIAGELARRLGAGAGTDLAALDDDALEELAKARTAAAVTDWLTARMGGPAERPAAPAEAEPAPAAVEPGPGAVEPGPDAVTAEPPGRHLLRPVLLDERADARTDPSSVLAGTRWILLGDAPEVAARLASHGAEVSARARDHVLTETDGPVDGVLWSGALADTDEMPLLPASFPVLKAALARAPRWLLAVRPADGEVPDPRTAGLRGLFRTVAREYPQTVARVVEVADASPSALAHAVVAEAVVSDRTPVVLRTAAGRHGFELMAAPLGVLGSTGAGPAGAGTPEATALGLDQDSVVLLAGGARGITAQFAAVLAGAARCRLELLGRTPAPDGPEAADTASARTPAELRAALAARGGLKPAEINRAAELLLAQREITATLTEITAAGGRARYRSVDFREPDAVLQAVKEIHAEHGRLDGVVHAAGVIEDRLIAEKSTESFRRVYATKATGADALLTALEELPAPPAFTVLFGSISAVLGNRGQVDYAAANDALETLGAAFAARTGRRVVTVHWGPWAPSAGHSGMIGAELAREYARRGIRLIDPEEGTAALLRELAWGEESATAVVYTASGW comes from the coding sequence ATGATCATTGGCATTACTCCGTACGGTGAGCCCGATGCCGGGCTCACCCTGGCGGTCAGCCGGGCCGGCGGTCTCGGTGTGCTCGACCTCGGGGCCGGCGAGCGGAGATCCCGCGAGGCCCTCGCTCGACTGCGGCGCACGGCTTCGGGCAGGTTCGGCGTCCGGGTCGACGCGCACTGCCGGCTCACCCCGGCCGACCTGACTCCGGACGGTCCGCACACCGTGGTTCTCGCGGCCGCAGCGGCGGCCGGGGAAGCGGGCGCGGCCTGGACGATCGCCGGGCTCGCGGCGCGCTTCCGCGTCCTCGTCGAGGTCACCGACCTGCAGGGCGCACAGGATGCGTTACGCGCCGGGGCGCACGGCCTGATCGCTCGCGGCACCGAGTGCGGCGGCCGGATCGGCGAGTTGAGCACCTTCGTCCTGCTCCAGCGACTCCTCGCCGCGCCCGAGGTGACCCGGCCCGTATGGGCATGCGGCGGCATCGGCCCTCGAACGGCCGCCGCCGCGGTGGCCGGCGGAGCGGCCGGCGTCGTCCTCGACGGCCAGCTCGCGCTGCTCGCCGAGTCGGCGCTGCCCGAACCGGTCGCCGCGGTGCTGCGCACCGGTGACGGCTCGGAAACCGTCGTCCGGGCCGGTCACCGTTTCCTGCTGCGGCGAGGCCCGGACGCTCCGCGCCTCGCGGAGGGCGCCGGACCGCAGGAGGTGGCGGCGCTTCTGGGCGGGCGGGATCCGCGTACCCAACTGCTCCCGGTGGGCCAGGACGGCTTCCTCGCCGCCCTGTTCGCGGAGCGGTGGGGCGATGTGCGCCGAACGGTGCGCGCGCTGCGGGAAGCGGTGCTGGGCGCCGTCCGGGACGACACGGCAGCACGGGCCCTGCGGCCCGGATCGCCGATGAGTCTGGCGCTCGGCACCCGGCTCCCCGTCGCGCAGGGGCCGATGACAAGGGTGAGCGACGGCCCCGCTTTCGCCGCGGCGGTGGCAGCCGACGGAGCACTGCCCTTCCTCGCCCTGGCGCTGGCGGACGGCACGCGGACGCGGACCATGCTGGCCGAGACCCGGGACGCGGTGGCCGGCCGGCCCTGGGGCGTGGGAGTCCTCGGCTTCGCGCCGGAGGACGTGCGTACGGCCCAGCTGGAGGCCGTACGGGAGATGCGGCCGACCCACGCGATCATCGCCGGTGGCCGGCCGTCCCAGGCGCAGGCCCTGGAGCAGGATGGCATCCGGACGTTTCTGCATGTGCCCTCACCGGGGTTGTTGCGGCAGTTCCTCCAGGCCGGGGCGCGCCGGTTCGTGTTCGAGGGCTCGGAGTGCGGCGGGCATGTGGGGCCGCGCGGAAGTTTCGCGCTCTGGGAGGCCCAACTGGCCGTCCTGGAGGATTTCCTGGAGAGTCACGATGCCGCGGACCTCGAGGTGTTCTTCGCGGGCGGCGTGCACGACGAGCGGTCGGCGGCGATGGTCGCCGCTCTGGCCGCGCCGCTGACCGCGCGCGGCGCGGCCGTCGGTGTGCTGATGGGTACCGCTTATCTGTTCACCGAGGAGGCCGTGTCCCGCGGGGCGGTCCGGCCGCTCTTCCAGCAGCAGGTCCTGGAGGCCGAGCGCACCACGCTGCTGGAGTCGGCGCCGGGGCACGCGACGCGGTGCGTACCGAGCCCGTTCACCGCCGGCTACCGCGACCAGGAGGCCCGGCTGCGCGCCGAGGGCGTGCCGGACCGGCGGATCTGGGAGGAGCTGGAGAGGCTCAACGTCGGCCGGCTGCGCATCGCCAGCAAGGGCGTCGACCGATCCGCAGACGGCTGCCTCTCTCCGGTCGACGAGCGACGCCAGCTCGCCGAGGGAATGTTCATGGCCGGCGAGGTGGCCGTGCTGCGCTCGGCGACCACGACCGTCGCGGCACTGCACGAGTCGGTGACCACGGGCGCCGCCGAGCATCTCGCCCTGCGGACGGCGCAGTCGGCCCCGGCGAGCGAGGTGCGGGAGCCGGTCGCGCCCGCTCCGCTCGACGTCGCCGTCGTCGGCATGGCGTGCATGTTCCCACAGGCGCCCGACCTGCCCGCCTTCTGGGCGAATGTGGTCGCCGGAGTGGACGCGGTGAGCGAGGTCCCGCCCGAGCGCTGGGACCCGGCCGTCCACCATGGCGAGTCCACCCCGTCCAAGTGGGGCGGCTTCCTGCCCCGCATCCCCTTCGACCCGCTGCGCTACGGCATCCCGCCGACGTCTCTCGGCAGCACCGAACCGGTGCAGCTGCTCTCCCTGGAGGCCGCCCGGCGGGCTCTGGAGGACGCCGGATACGGCGACGGTGGACGGGAGTTCGACCGCTCGCGCACTTCCGTGGTGTTCGGCGCCGAGGCGGGCAGCGATCTGTCGAACGCGGCCACGCTGCGGGCGGTGCTGCCCTCGTACTACGGCCGTGTCCCCGAGGGTCTGGACGACCAGCTCCCCAGACTCACCGAGGACTCCTTCCCCGGCATGCTCGCCAACGTCATCTCGGGCAGGATCGCCAACCGGCTCGATCTCGGCGGCGCCAACTACACCGTCGACGCCGCCTGCGCCTCGTCACTGGCCGCGGTGGACGTCGCCTGCAAGGAGCTGGCCGGCGGCACCTCCGACGTGGTGTTGTGCGGCGGCGCCGACCTGCACAACGGAATCAACGACTATGTCCTGTTCTCCTCCGTGCACGCCCTGTCTCCCACCGGCCGCTCACGTGCCTTCGACGGCTCGGCGGACGGCATCGCGCTCGGCGAGGGCATCGCCTGCGTCGTCCTCAAGCGGCTCGCGGACGCCGAGCGGGACGGCGACCGGATCTACGGCGTCATCAAGGGCCTGGGCTCCTCCAGCGACGGCCGCTCACTCGGACTGACCGCGCCCAGGCCCGAGGGCCAGCGCTCGGCTCTGGAGCGCGCCTATCGCAACGCAGGCGTCTCACCGGCGGACGTCGGTCTCGTCGAGGCGCACGGCACCGGGACGGTCGTCGGCGACCGCACCGAACTGCGCATCCTCAGCGAGGTGTTCACCGAGGCCGGGGCGGAACCAGGCGGCTGTGCACTCGGTTCGGTGAAGTCGCAGATCGGCCACACCAAGTGCGCCGCCGGTCTCGCCGGAATGATCAAGACGCTGCTGGCGCTGTACAACGGCGTCCGGCCGCCCACCCTGCACGTCGAGAATCCCAACCCGGCGTGGGAGGCGGACACCAGCCCCTTCGCGTTCCACGCCGAGGCCCGGCCGTGGGCGGCGCCCGCGGAGGAACGGAGCGCCGGAGTGAGCGCGTTCGGCTTCGGCGGGACCAATTTCCACGTGGTGCTGGCCGCCCACGCCGGTGGCGTACCGCCCGTGCGGGGACTGGACGCCTGGCCGGCCGAACTGTTCGTGTTCCGCGGACGGAACGAGGCCGCGGCCCGCCGGGCGATGGAGGAGCTCCTCGCAACCGCTCAGCCCGAGGGCCGGTCGTGGCGGCTTCAGGACCTCGCGCTGAGCGCGGCCCGGCGGTCGGACGCGAGCGCGGACCCGGCCCGGGTCGCCATCGTGGCCACGGACGTGGACGACCTGGTCGAGAAGGTGCGGCGGGCCCTGGCCGACCCCGCTCCGGCACGCGGCATCCACCGGGCCGGTACCGGCGACTCGGACGGCGCCAAGGTGGCATTCCTCTTCCCCGGCCAGGGCAGCCAGCGCACCGGCATGCTCGCCGACCTGTTCGTCGCCTTCCCGGAGCTCCGCCCCTATCTGGAACTCGCCCGCGCCCACGCCGACACCCTGTATCCGCCCGCCGCCTTCGACGACACCGAACGCGAGAGGCAACGGGCCGCGCTGACCGACACCCGGGTGGCACAGCCCGCCCTCGGCGTCACGGGACTCGCCGCGCACGCCGTGCTCACCGCGGCCGGCGTGCAGCCGGACATGGCCGCCGGGCACAGTTACGGCGAGCTGGTGGCACTGTGCGCGGCCGGCGCACTGACCCCCGAAACGCTGCTGGAACTGAGCGCGGAGCGAGCGGCAGCGATCCTTCAGGCCGCGCAGTCCGCCCAGGGCGACACGGGCGACCCCGGGACCATGGCCGCGGTCTCGGCCGGCGCCGAGGACGTGGCGCAGGCACTCAAGGCGGCGTCCGTGCCGGACAGTGTGGTCGTCGCCAACCGCAACTCGCCCGGCCAGACGGTGATCTCGGGACCGACGGACGCCGTCGACGAGGCCGTCCGGCTGCTGCGCGAGGCCGGCCACGGTGCCAAGCGCATCCCCGTCGCCTGCGCGTTCCACAGCCCGCTGGTCGCCGCCGCCTCCGACCGGTTCGCCGAGGCGCTCGCGGCCCGGCCGGTGCACGCGCCCGAGTTCCCCGTGTGGTCCAACCGCACGGCCACCCCGTACGCCGCCGACGGTGACGCGGTGCGGGCCGAACTCGCCGCCCAGATCGGTGCCCCGGTCGCCTTCGCCGAGCAGATCGAGGCGATGTACGAGGCCGGGGCACGCATCTTCGTCGAAGCCGGCCCCGGCTCGGTCCTCACCCGGCTGGTCGGGCAGATCCTCGGCGACCGCCCGCACCGCACGGTGGCCTGCGAACCCCGGCCGGGCAGCGGCCTGCGCGGCTGGCTCGACGCCCTGGCCGAGCTCGCCGTCGCGGGGCTCCCGGTGCGCGCCGGGTGGCTGCTGCGCGGCCGGAACGCGGTGGACGCGGCACGTACCCCGGCGCCGAAGCTCCCCGGATGGACGGTCGACGGACAACTGGTCCGCACCGCCGACGGCGCCCTCCTCACCGGCGCGCTCGCACCGGCCCGACGAGTCACCAAGACCCTGGAGACGACTGTGACGACGAACTCCCCGCACAGCGCACCGTCCGACCAGGACACGCTCATCTCCGAATTTCTGCGCACCAGCCGCGAGATGATCGCCGCCCAACGGGACGTTCTGCTCACCTACCTCGGATCCGCCCCGGGCGCGCGGCCCGTCCCGTCCCCGGCGGCCCCGCAGGTGATCCAGGCCGTGCCACAGCTTCCCCCGGCGCAGCCGTCGATGAAGGACCCGGAACGGGCCACGCCGGCCACCGCCGTGGAGCCGGTAACCGCGCAGCCCCCCGGTCCGGCCGATGTCCAGCGGATCGTTCTGGAAATCATCAGCGAGCGCACCGGCTACCCCGTCGACATGATCGAGCCCGACCTCGACCTGGAGGCGGACCTCAGCATCGACTCCATCAAGCGGGCGGAGATCGCGGGCGAACTGGCCCGGCGCCTGGGTGCCGGGGCCGGCACCGACCTCGCCGCGCTGGACGACGACGCGCTGGAGGAGCTGGCGAAGGCGCGGACGGCCGCCGCGGTGACCGACTGGCTGACCGCGCGGATGGGCGGACCGGCCGAGCGGCCCGCCGCCCCTGCGGAGGCGGAGCCCGCTCCGGCGGCGGTGGAGCCCGGACCGGGGGCGGTGGAGCCCGGACCGGACGCGGTCACCGCCGAACCCCCCGGACGGCACCTCCTGCGCCCGGTCCTCCTCGACGAGCGGGCCGACGCCCGCACCGACCCGTCGTCCGTTCTCGCGGGCACCCGCTGGATCCTGCTCGGCGACGCCCCCGAGGTCGCCGCCCGCCTGGCGTCCCACGGCGCCGAGGTCTCCGCACGGGCCCGGGACCACGTCCTGACGGAGACCGACGGACCGGTGGACGGCGTGCTGTGGTCGGGGGCCCTCGCGGACACCGACGAAATGCCCTTGCTGCCCGCCTCGTTCCCCGTGCTGAAGGCCGCCCTGGCGCGCGCCCCGCGATGGCTGCTGGCCGTCCGGCCCGCCGACGGTGAGGTGCCCGATCCCCGGACCGCGGGGCTGCGGGGTCTGTTCCGGACCGTGGCGCGCGAGTACCCACAGACGGTGGCCCGGGTCGTCGAGGTCGCCGACGCCTCGCCGTCCGCGCTCGCGCACGCCGTGGTCGCCGAGGCCGTCGTGTCGGACCGGACACCGGTCGTGCTGCGGACGGCGGCAGGCCGGCACGGGTTCGAACTGATGGCGGCGCCGCTCGGCGTGCTCGGCAGCACGGGCGCCGGACCGGCCGGGGCGGGCACCCCGGAAGCCACCGCGCTCGGCCTGGACCAGGACTCCGTGGTGCTGCTGGCAGGAGGGGCACGGGGCATCACCGCACAGTTCGCCGCCGTGCTCGCCGGCGCCGCACGCTGCCGTCTGGAACTCCTCGGCCGGACTCCCGCCCCGGACGGTCCGGAGGCCGCGGACACCGCGTCCGCGCGTACCCCGGCCGAGCTGCGCGCCGCGCTCGCCGCCCGCGGCGGACTGAAGCCGGCCGAGATCAACCGCGCCGCCGAGCTGCTGCTCGCCCAGCGGGAGATCACGGCCACCCTGACTGAGATCACCGCAGCGGGCGGCCGGGCCCGCTACCGGTCGGTCGACTTCCGTGAGCCGGACGCGGTACTGCAGGCGGTGAAGGAGATCCATGCCGAGCACGGCCGGCTCGACGGCGTGGTGCACGCGGCCGGTGTGATCGAGGACCGGCTCATCGCAGAGAAGAGCACGGAGTCCTTCCGACGCGTCTACGCCACGAAGGCGACCGGCGCCGACGCCCTGCTCACCGCATTGGAGGAACTGCCCGCACCGCCCGCGTTCACCGTGCTGTTCGGCTCGATATCGGCCGTCCTGGGCAATCGCGGCCAGGTGGACTACGCGGCTGCCAACGACGCGCTGGAGACCCTCGGCGCGGCCTTCGCCGCCCGTACCGGACGACGCGTGGTGACCGTGCACTGGGGCCCCTGGGCACCCTCGGCCGGTCACAGCGGAATGATCGGGGCCGAACTGGCCCGGGAGTACGCCCGGCGCGGCATCCGGCTGATCGACCCGGAGGAGGGGACCGCGGCGCTGCTGCGGGAGCTCGCCTGGGGCGAGGAGTCCGCCACCGCCGTCGTCTACACCGCCTCGGGCTGGTGA